Genomic DNA from Cyprinus carpio isolate SPL01 chromosome A22, ASM1834038v1, whole genome shotgun sequence:
aaacacgcagctttctGCTTTACATGattgatgttaattgatggactggagtttcgtggattacttgaggatttttgtgatgtttttatcagctgtttggactcattctgacggcacccattcactgcacaggatccacTGTTGAGCACGAGATGTagtgttaaatttctccaaatctgttctgatgcaaaaacaaactttttttatgaaaataatgtgttctgaTATGAAAATAATCAGAACACATTTACTTCAAAACAGCCTTTAAGTTTCATCTTAAAACATTctcctcattataaacaaagcatttatttaacccaaaaatgtttgtttggatATAGAGCTCAGCAGATGCATCCCAGAAGTGAAAACTCCTTTCTTTTTCGCCATAGGGAAATGGATTTTTAAGAATAACCGAAAAACCTTGAGAGACAGACCTGTCTTTTCTGAGTCAATCCTATTGGATTtatttggattttgagactttcTTTCTGCAGGTTTCAGCATGTTTTCACCTCCTTTTCAGCACGTGTGAATTCACTGACATCTTTTCTGAGTCGATTCTATTTGattcatttggattttgagactttcGTTCAGACATTTTTAGCCTTGAGCAACCTACACACCAGTTGCTCAACATCCACAGACAACAGAGCCTAAGAAAATCAGCTATCACTAGATAGTTGGCACTAGCCCCAGCGACATGCCCATTCCTTTctttatgattttatgaatgcTTCACACTGTCCATGGGGGTGCCCTGTATCACACCCTTTTATAGAGCCATTTTCGTGGGGCTTTGTACACCGTTGCACCTACAGTCACCAAATTTCACtcacatcatttacatttacctATAGTCACCTAACTTGGTACACAAATTGTTCTCAACAAGCCGGACAACTTCCTTTCTactttacagtcattagctacgaccaacaggaagtcagctattttggTTTGAAGGTGGATTTTGTTCTGAAAattcacaccaaactttgtcaacatgatgCCAAGATATTACAAATGTTAAATTGCGAAAAGTTTTTGGACATCTCAAATGGTGTTACCAtggcaatttattaaaataatgccaACAATGAAACCAGAATTGTCTTATATCTTTAAAGTGCATTGTTCAGACTCCTCAAAAATTTTACATATGGAGaaaaagtcattctgaggaaacatGCTTAGTTTCAATGAATTTCTGATGCTCTGGAAGCTAACAACAAATTATAAACTATCAGACAATTAAACTGACAAAGGAATGCTGTAATACTAATGCTGTCCACTAGATGGAGTCATAGGAGAAGAAATCTTTTAAGCCTGATTCTTTTTCTCTCAGTTTACATTAGTTAGACTGACAAATGCATAGaatcagtttgtgtttgtttttatttgattttagttttatgtaattgatttaatttaatagatcAATGTAGTTGTATGTAATTGCTTTATCTTATCGATATCCTTCCCTTTCCATGAAAGGGAATCTTTTTCACACTCTTGCTATTCTAGAGTAATCCTTTCATTGCTTTAACCTTaaaaaccagactgccagagggTTAAATGCACATGCCTGCTGTGCACTGTTTTCCTGAAGCGCCCAGGCTGGCAGTGCTTGCagctttatttgttgtttatttttgaaaagagctgttttttttttgaaagtgctcGACATTGGTGGGATGTTGAAACTACTACAAGACTGTTAGTGATGACATGACCAGGATGCAAAGGCCATTAATGAAGAGCTATGTCGAGTGCAGACTCCGGAACAAGACTTGTGGTGCAGGATTGATGCAGGTGTATCGCTTTCAGGATTCATTGTTAGAAGAGCACAAAGGCGACATAAAGGGCATGCAGCAGATGAAGAGGAAGAATCTTGGTCTGATGTTGGATCAGTCTTGGACTCAACAAGCTCCTTATCAAGACCACTAATCcattaaaatgcagttaaacTCATTATAGCATCCACTCAGTCTAAAGAAACAAAGCTGTGGCTgaagctgctgcattttgggaAGTTTTAGCAGTGTTGGAGGAACAAGAACTAATTATAATCACTGACTTTGTCTACACTGGGCACGGAGTACAGCACTTTAATTTCTGACATACTCCATGCACTTGAGTCTGCTGACACAGGACAAATGAAAGGTAGAAGAATGTTCACTCTGACGcatccagtttaaacagtttGCTTGTGTCTCTGTACAGACTTCAGAAAGATCCCAGCGTCAGGAACAAGTGGATGGTTTATTTAAATGGCATCCCAGATTGTATCGAAGGATtccatattttacttttatactatACTGTAGCACAATAAAGCTCATTTTCTCCAGTTGCTTCAGGTGTAATACTTACACATTTGCTTCAGTTGTTCAGAGATCTTCACttcatgtcacagcagcacatagaCACATAAAAAAGTAGATGAACAGTTCTTCATGTGCTTCTAATAATCGCTTCATCATctgcattactttttattaatgatCAGTAACAATTACAGTTATGTTGTATATCACATGTTGTATGGGATTTATTCATCAGTATATTAATATCATGCAGCTCAATACCGAACAATCACACACTTCATTGTTAATTTCACTAAATCAAACAAGCAGAATCAATGGTAAAAACATTCTGACAATGAAAAAtcctattatatatttattctcaACAGTAGCACAATAACactcacttttctctctctctgtatcagCTATGATACTTACACATTTGCTTTAGTCGTTCAGAGATCTTCACTTCATGACACAGCAGCACATAGAAACAGAAATGAGGAGATTTTAGGTGAATGAACAGATGAGcatgacagaaacactgaaaagaTACTGTGTGATTCTTCATGTGCTTCTAATTATTTCTTCATCATCTGCactactttttattaataatcagtAACAATTACAGCAGGTTTAGCCCGAACCCTGATCAAACTTGCATGCCTGTAGCTctcaagtaatcctgaagactttgattcacttgttcaggtgtgttaatTAGAGTTGGAGCACAACTATACAGGAAATTGAGGGAcagagttgagaaccactgaattaCAGTAATGCTGTATGTGTGAACATTAGTTAAAGCCATCGTTAATGTCAATTAATTTCTGCTTTTCATCCAAACTGATGAAATGGAGCATCTCGCAAGGAACAATGGTGTTGATATATTTCAAAAGGTCTATTCAAGATGATAGCCAATGAAATGCTGTACCAGCTGTAATACTTACATGTTTGATGATGTTCAGATATCTCAGCTTCATGTGTTACAGCAGCACATAGAAACagagaaatgagaaaaaatgaTTTTGCAGATGAACATGAAGATACTGTGAttctttcagtgttttaaaaatgacttttttaacaatatattacaGCTTACAGTAATGATATACATTAAAGTCACCATCTTtggcatccatctggcaaatctatGCTCCCTAACCCACAAAAAGGATGAACTACTTCTACTCTGCCAAACAAATAAGGACTTTTTAAACTTTACTACTCATCATACATCattttctgtgaggatatgtgcatttACACCAGGACTCATTTAATTCACAACCATGGCAAACCATGGTTCACAACAAAACGACCCTGATTCAGAGTAGAAAGGCCTGAGAGATGACATAAACTACAAGATGCCATCCCCCAAACTCTGTAAGGTATCAACAACTGACTAACTATTGTAAGTAATGtaatgtaactaagtaatgccTAACTACGGTTGCACAACAAAACACCTGCTGCATCAGATTTAATACTTACGCAATTCTTTTTCACAGTCCTCCGCTTCATGTCACAGTGGCAAGAGAAACAGAGAAATTAGTTTATGATATAAGTGAATGAACAGATGAATAAGACACTGAGAAGATGCTGTGTGATTCTTCATGTGCATCTAACAATCACTTCCTCATCTGAATGACTTTATATTAATGATCAGTAACAATTACAGTAATGTGTTTGTGTCAACATCAGTTAAATCATCAATGTGTATTAGCAACAAACAATACAGAAACAATTTATAATATGgattcatttgttaacattatttaactattttagttaatatgaacaatgaaaaatatgTCATGTTAACTTCAACATTCACTAATTGTGAGAAACAAGACCGACAAGACAGGGAAAAATTAAATGAGTACAGCAGGGTCAAAAAACTCAGAAAGCAAGGTGAAGGTTAGCGCTTCAAACAATGCTTACggactgacacaagacagcagaCACCAGGGTATGATAAAGGGAAGATAATCAGCGTAAAAAGGGGGGCAGGTGAGGGAGAATACGTTAACAGGGATAACAAGAGGGGCGGAGAAAACATAACGGTGATCGTGAAACACCTGGTGAGccaccaaaacaaaacccatgTGCTCCAGGACAGCAAAGCCTCAGACCCCACTGAGatcgtgacagtaccccctcccccaaGGAGTGCCACCAGGCGACTTAAGGGAGGGGCTTACCACGTTTACGGCGGAAGTCGTCGATCAGGGACCGATCCAGAATATCCCGAGCCggaacccaactcctctcctccggaccgtagccctcccagtccaccaggtattgGAAACCCCTGCCACGACGACGAACATCTAGTAATCTCCTAACAGAATAGGCAGGAGAACCATCCACTAGACgagggggagggggggcaggGGATGAAATGTTGGTATTAAGGGAGGACCTGAAAACAGGCTTAACCCTGGATACATGGAAAACAGGGTGAACCTGACCAAGAGAGGAGGGCAACTTGAGCCGTACCGCAACCGGATTAAGGATCTTTGTGATCTGGTATGGGCCAATGAACCTGGGTGCCAATTTGCGAGAGACAGCCTTGAGAGGCAGGTCCTTGGTAGACAGCCATACCTTCTGACCACAGACATAACGGTGCGCCGGAATCCGGTGGCGATCAGCCGCTGCCTTGGTCCGTCTGGAGGCCTGGACCAGGGCCTTCCTAGCCTTCCTCCAGACACTACGACATCTCCGAACAAAGGCTAGGGCAGACGGAACTGCAGCATCGGGTTCCTGAGAGGGAAACATAGGAGGAAGGTAACCAACAGAACATTCAAAGGGTGACATACCTGTGGCTGCTACTGGAAGAGTATTATGGGAATACTCAATCCAAGTGAGCTGTTGGCTCCAAGAGGCAGGATTGCGGAATGCCAGGCAGCAGAGAACTCGCTCGagatcctgattggctcgctcacACTGACCGTTGGTCTGAGGATGAAAACCTGACAACAGACTTGTAGAGGCCCCAATCTGTTGACAAAATTCTTGCCAGAAGCGGGAGacaaactggggacccctgtcagagaccacgtccaCCGGAAGACCATGGatacggaagacgtggtcaattACCAGTTGGGCTGTCTCCTTGGCAGAGGGAAGTTTGGGTAGGGGTACAAAATGGACCGCCTTAGAGAAGCGATCCACCACCGTGAGAATAACGGTGTAACCATTCGAAAGAGGTAAGCCAGAGACAAAATCTAAGGCAATGTGTGACCAGGGACGAGAGGGAATGGGCAGGTGTTGAAGTTGACCAATGGAGGGACAGTTAGAGACCTTGTTTTGGGCACAAACGGAGCAAGCCAATACAAACTGCCTGACATCCTGACCCATAGAGGGCCACCAAAATCGCTGGCGGATGGCAGCCAGAGATCTCCTGACTCCTGGATGGCAGGTGATCCTAGACTCATGACCCCACTGAAGGACCTTTAGGGCGAAGCGCTGCCGGCACGAACAACCGACCTGCCGGACACTCTGGTACTTCCACCCCTCGTCCGGCCTCCTCCACCCGCTGCTCAATGCTCCAGGAGAGAGCCCCCACCACCACTCCCTCAGGGAGTATAGTCTCCGCAGGGACCTCCTCTTCTGATCGCTCGAACTGACTGGATAGAGTATTGGGCTTAATGTTCTTAGCCCCAGGCCGGTACGAAAGGGTGAAATTAAAGCGGTCAAAGAAGAGTGCCCAGCGGGCCTGGCGCGGACTCAGCCTCTTGGCCGAACGGATATATTCCAAGTTCTTATGATCCGTCCAGACCAAGAAGTGGCTCCAACCAGTGGCGCCACTCACCCAGGGCCAACGATTGCCAATGTCGTAATTTCGTTCTGCAGGGTTAAGGCGATGGGAAAAATATGCACAGGGGTGCACCTTCCCATCCTTACAGGAACGCTGGGACAAGACTGCGCCTACCCCAACTTCAGACGCATCCACCTCAACAATGAACTGCCGTTCAGGATCTGGAACGGAGAGAACAGGAGCAGAGATAAATCGGGACTTTAAATTATCAAAGGCCTCCTGAGCCTGAGCACTCCAGGTGAACGGTACCTTGATGGAGGTGAGCGCTGTCAAGGGTGCAGCTACCTGGCCAAAATTCCTGATGAATCGCCCATAGAAGTTGGCGAAGCCCAAGAAACGCTGCAGAGCCTTCCTGGAGTTGGGGACTGGCCACTTGGCGACAGTCTCGACCTTGGCCGGATCTGGCTTAATCTCCCCCGCTGAGACTACAAAGCCCAGGAACGAGACTGACTTGGCGTGGAACTCGCACTTCTCCGCTTTGACATAAagctggttctccagcagccGTTGGATGACCTGGCGCACATGTTGAGTGTGTACCTGGAGGGATGGGGAAAAGATGAGAATATCATCGaggtacacaaagacaaatctgtTAATCATGTCTCCCAACACGTTATTGACCATGCCCTGGAAGACAGCCGGAGCATTGGTAAGCCCAAATGGAAGGACCAGGTATTCATAGTGTattgaaggctgtcttccactcatcgcCCTCACGAATACGGATGAGATGATAGGCATTGCGGAGGTCTAATTTAGTGAAGACCTTGGCTCCCTGCAAAAGTTCAAAGGCAGATGACATTAATGGCAAGGGGTACCTGTTCTTTATAGTAATGTCATTTAAACCTCGATAATCAATGCAAGGACGCAGAGAGCCATCCTTCTTCTTAATGAAGAAGAACCCAGCGCCAGCAGGGGAAGACGAGTGGTGGATGAGACCGGCTTTTAAGGATTCTTGAATGTATGTGTCCATAGCCTCTCGTTCAGGACCTGACAGGGAAAATAGGCGACCCCGGGGCGGAGAAGTGCCTGGGAGGAGGTCGATGGCACAATCGAACGGCCGGTGAGGAGGCAGCGAGGTGGCCCGGGACTTGCTGAAAACCAGCCGCAGATCACAATACTCCGTGCGGAACCCCAGTGAGGTCAGCAGCCTCAACCTGCAACACAGGAGACACAGACACGGGAGGAGAGGCAGAACCAAGGCAACATGCATGGCACGACTGACTCCAGGACATAATCTGACTGCCGGACCAATCCACATGAGGGCTGTGCTGAACCAACCAAGGGTGCCCCAGAACAAGTCTGGCGTGAGGGGACTCCAGAAGGAACAGCACAACCGACTCATGGTGATTGCCCGAGACAACAAGACTTACACGAGGAGTGGTGTGGGTGATAGTGGCTATAGGCTGACCAGAGAGACCCCAGACAGTGACAGGAGATGAAAGAGGAATGGCAGGAATGCCCCAGTCCTTGGGAGTGCTATAGTCCAGGAAGCTGGCCTCGGCGCCAGAATCAATAAGAGCCTTGCAGGAATGGGCGGAACCTTGGTACATGATGGTGGCGGCCAACTGGGTACGCGACTGGGGGGAGATGAGAGAAGAAACGCCCACTAGGACTCCCCGGTTGACTAGTGGGCCTTGGCTTTTAACGGGCACAATTGAGCAAAGTGACCTGGCCTCCCACAATAGAGGCAGAGACCCTGCACTAACCTATGTTGTTTCTCATGAGCAGATAATCGAAGTCGCCCCAACTGCATGGGCTCAGGTTCCGTCTGAGACAATTGAGGTGGTTGTTGAGCCTTGAAAGGCTGGGTCTCTTCTAACCCCAAAGTTGGACGTGAGGCCAAGCGTCGTTGACGCAAATGAAGGCGGCTCTCGACTCGAGTGGCCAGATCAATAAAGCCCTCCAGGTCCTTAGGTAACTCGTGTGTCGCAATCTCGTCCTGTATGCCGAAGTTCAGCCCCTCCCGAAACATAGCCCGCAACGCCCCCTCATTCCAATCGCAAGAGGCCGCTAGAGTTTTAAACTGGATGGCATATTGAGTCACAGAATGTTTACCTTGACGGAGCCGCGCTAGTTTAGATGCAGCCTCATCCCCCTTAACAGAGCGATCAAACAGCTTCGTCATTTCACAGCGAAATTCCTCAAAGTCCGAACAGAAATGGGCTTTGGCATCCCAAACGGCCGTCCCCCACTCGCGAGCTTTTCCTGTCAGCAGTGTGATGACATAAGCGACCTTCAAACGCTCTGTAGCGTAACGGCGTGGTTGCAGCGCGAATACCAGCGCACATTGAGATAGAAATGCCCGACATGAATTCGGATCTCCATCATACAAGGGCGGATTGTTAGCGTGTGGCTCGGGCTCGTGCTGAGTGAGAGGCTGGGGAACCCCCGAAGCGGCGGACGACAGAGCATCTTGCAGTTCGCGGAAGCGACCACTTAATTCAGCCATTTGGGCAGTGAGGGTCTCCACCTCCTGAGCGGTGTATGAGAGCTGGCTGGCTTGGTGGCCGAGGAGAGCGCCTTGATGAGCGATAGCTGACCGAACATACTCCTCACCCGCTGGATCCATCTCTAGTTCAGTCCGTACTGTGAGAAACAAGACCAGGATCCAACTGCGGATGAATGAATAAAGAGTTTATTAGATCTGAGGATTAATCAGTAGGATAACGAAACCGCCAGCACTCCGTCAGGAAGACCAGCGGGAAGACTTCACCGGCATCAGCCAGACAGCAGCGAGGGAAAGTGCAAGCCCGCAGTGGAGTCCAGCATCTAAGCCGAGAGAGAGGTGAGTCGAGTCGGCTGCTTAGTTGGTGCTGGCCTCAGCAAGAGAGAGATACAGGGCAGACAAACTCCCCAGAGTCCAAGAGTTATCAGGCAGACTGAGAGGGCAAAACAGGGACACCAGACCGACAAGACATGgaaaaatcaaatgaatacagCAGGGTCAAAAAACTCAGAAAGCAAGGTGAAGGTTAGCGCTTCAAACAATGCTTATggactgacacaagacagcagaCACCAGGGTATGATAAAGGGAAGATAATCAGCGTAAAACAGGGTGCAGGTGAGGGAGAATACATTAACAGGGATAACAAGAGGGGCGGAGAAAACATAACGGTGATTGTGAAACACCTGGTGAGccaccaaaacaaaacccatgTGCTCCAGGACAGCAAAGCCTCAGACCCCACTGAGATCGTGACactaatatattgttaaaatcaaaagttatacctgtaaatattatttaatggatctgATCTAACATGAAGTAATAATGAACagtttattattaactaacattaaagaCGTTAGGTACTAACCaactaaaacaaatgttttgctcattgttagttcatgttcacTGTAAATGCATTACCAAACATTAACTAAAAGGACTTAAATGATACGTGTCACCAATAATACTTATCACATAATTTACTAGTAAAAACTAATGTATGTAATTTAAACATCTGTTAAGTAATGTGTCACACCCAGggtgtttttgtattaaattcaACTTACTCATTTGCTTTAGTTCTTCAGAGATCTCGGCttcatgtcacagcagcacatagaAACAAATGAGGAGATCATAAGTGAATGAACAGATGAACACTGAGATGATACTGTGTGAATCTTCATGTGCTTCTAACAATAATTTCATTATCTGCAtgactttttattaataatcagtAATGCTGCCTCTGAGCTGCAATAATAAGtctataaatatatctaaatactgattcagaaaaaaaataaaataataatcattgcCTTGGTAGCCTAAaactttgaatcaaataaaatatttctttctactttttgtaatgtctgtttgataATTTTCTCAattaacacaataatgactttaaaattgTCTCTTGGGGataatttctcagccaaatttgctgtgtttaatttgtgattaatatgattaattaaCTGTTACATCGTGTAATAAATtcaataatgtatataatataatgtaaatacttgacagcctatatatatatatgtgtgtgtgtgtgtgtgtgttattttattttaacaaactgaTATCAATTATCACATCACAAGATCAATCTTTTAGTCCACACAGTTTTCAACTGATGCCTGGATAAACTAAACTATAGCAAGCCTCCTGTCCAATCCTATcaaattttgtcaattttatcaaaaaaatctaCCTATAAATATTCTGATGCTCTTTAATATAGCGTGAGAGATCACCTCAGTTCAAGCAACAATGAGGAGCAGATGTGAACCTGTCATCTCTACCTCTTTATTACTagatataacacaaaataaacatggatttccattttaggagggcgtggttgactcttaacttttataaagaatatctatttgagactttagtctttgcaactttacagacctACTTTAAggaccaagagcttgtaacaatccaaagagaaaggaaacttgaaatcgcattatatgaccactttaaatcaGGAGAGCAGAGCACAAATGTGCATATAGTTACAACggaagggaaaaaataaaatactaagaagaaaaagaatgcaGCGGAGTAGCCACAGATAGTCTTGTATCTGAAACTAGAACATGAAGGAAAATGTACAGCTCATTCAGTCAAGCTGGCGGATAAGGTTTATTTGTAGTGCAAAgttatgatttgaaatgatttgttccAGTCCTTTTGAGTGGATCATCCCCAAACCGGAAGTGCCTCCCATTATTTAAATTGTAGAAGGCTATAACACATTTATACACTGAtatttttctgatgtctggaATTCATTGTCAGggctttaagaaaatataaacagttggtttaatattttggaaatgaATGCATTCtatgataaattatatttcaaaattttgacGGGTAATATCACACCCTTATCGCTGGAATTGATCAAATATTAATGATGAAAAAtcatattaaacatttcaaatctaCCGTAGCACAATAAAGCTCATTTTCTCCTGTCGTATCAGCTGTGATACTTACACATTCGCTTTAGTTTTTCAGAGATCTCCGCttcatgtcacagcagcacataaaaacagaaaaacaaggaGATTAGAAGTATAATTACTGATGATGAAAACTTATGTTATACGTTTAAACTACTGTAGCACAATAAAGTTCATTTTTCTCTGGCTGTATAAGCTGTAATACTTACATGTTTCGTTATGGCATTCAGAGATCTTCGCttcatgtcacagcagcacatagaAAGAGAAATGAGGAGATTAGAAGTGAATGAACAGATGAACATGACATTTACATCTCCTTATGACTTGTGAGCTTAGTCTTACTAATTTGAAAgctttatatgcattttaagtggtattttacatttacatctactGCCATGCAACAAAATTAATTTCTCTTTCTTGCTGTATCATCTGTAATACTTACACTTTTGATGTTTTAGTTCAGAGGTCCTGCGCCGATAAAATAAAACACCAGCAGCTGCTGCAGCTGCAGCTATTACCAGCAGCACAACAACAATCCCTGCTACAGCAGCCGGAGACAGACCTGGAACTGAAATGATATAAAGAGAAACAGTCATCcatgtgaatgtgtgtctgattgataacaaacactattttaagtattttgagttctgaaagttacagtatggTGTGTTTGCACACTGaagcttttctattttaaaggaaGTTTGATTCATTATGATTTGAGCCCTTTAATCACATCATTACTCACAGACAGCTGATAAACAATCAGTACTTCTTTAAAAGACTTGAGTGACTCACCACTGATGGTAACAAAGTATTTCTGGTATGAGGTTTGTTTGTTGCTGCTGATTTTCACTATAtagagtccagagtctgtggttctggtgtttgtgatgatcagagatccagtctgaggATCCAGCTCCAGTCTGtttctgaatctctcatcagttTCATCATAAAATGACGAGCTCTTGGCCTCTATATCATGTTTAGCTATGAGTTTTCCTTCATCTCCAAACCTCCACACTATCAGCTCATCTCCGTAAAGTTGAGGAACACGAAGAGCAACAGGATCTCCCTCCGTCACTGGCACGCTCTTCATTTCAGCTCTATAGGAATCTTCAGGTGGAGACTCTACAAGAAACAGATTCACAGACAGAAAATAAACCTACTGAACACTGTTACTGGCACTAGAATATTAAGCTTCGCAGTTGATTACTTCATCGTATGGTTACTACATAAAGCATATGCTTGGCGTCTTATTATTTCTTATCATAACACATGAACACTTATCTGTGTTCTAATAACTCATTTTTCCATACAACAAGCAATCGTGCTTTGAGTTGTTTCAGTACCGTTACTGAAGGaatgaaacttaaaatatatatatctatgttcTGTATCAAATGTAAGTCACTCAGTATGAACTTCTTTCTAAAACCGTAGATTAAAAACACTATCACACTCTGCATCATGCTGCGGTTCTGGATATCAGTCATGTGATCACCTGTGACTCAATCAGAGCCATGTTACTCAGAACAACAGCATGACTGATATTGTGAAACTAAATCTCTGTAAGATTCTGTATTTCCTGGTTGCACTTTGAATCTGTTTGATTCAGatgaacatatataaatatatatatacagtacaggtcaaaagtttggaaacattattatttttaatgtttttgaaagaagtctcttctgctcatcaagcctgcatttatttgatcaaaaatacagaaaaaacagtaatattgtgaaatattattacaacttaaaataatagttttctatttgaatatactttaaaaaaataatttattcctgtgatgcaaagctgaattttcagcatcattactccagccttcagtgtcacatgtaacatccagtctatcacatgatcctttagaaatcattctaatattctgatttattatgagtgttggaaacagttctgctgtctaatatatttgatgaataaaaggttaaaaagaactgcatttattcaaaataaaaaataaaaattctaataatatatattctaataatatattttctttactatcactttttatcagttttaacacatccttgctgaataaaagtattgattttatttaaaaaaagaaagaaaaaaaat
This window encodes:
- the LOC109046421 gene encoding uncharacterized protein LOC109046421 isoform X2 — encoded protein: MEGDAVTLNPDLTQIKGIVLLLWRFGDKGSTVAQIDGNEILYEDDEIFIDRLQLDQSGSLTIKNTRTKHTGLYEAEISHNNGTSYIKFSVTVYESPPEDSYRAEMKSVPVTEGDPVALRVPQLYGDELIVWRFGDEGKLIAKHDIEAKSSSFYDETDERFRNRLELDPQTGSLIITNTRTTDSGLYIVKISSNKQTSYQKYFVTISVPGLSPAAVAGIVVVLLVIAAAAAAAGVLFYRRRTSELKHQKSKISECHNETSEISEKLKRMSEISEELKQMTEDCEKELPEISEHHQTLKISERLKQMLKISEQLKQMSKECEKELRKICERLKQMSLTNKEEISEQEICADATKEEMKKGERERRIVVKDTAISQATGGPRGADGRVLDMHGKSLVVRNTSTEHTGVHGE